A part of Sulfurirhabdus autotrophica genomic DNA contains:
- a CDS encoding SpoIIAA family protein has protein sequence MIAIKLEKDTVNLAVLGEFTLSDYKEFEAAVLYGLKFKGTLNLLIDLRDMSGFTVDVAWEEIKFSREHQFDFNKIAVVTKEKWISWSAWIQRLFLDAKIQIFEDYDVAHNWIIPG, from the coding sequence ATGATTGCAATAAAACTGGAAAAAGATACCGTCAACCTGGCTGTTTTAGGTGAATTCACCTTATCAGACTACAAAGAATTTGAAGCAGCAGTTCTATATGGCCTGAAATTTAAAGGCACACTCAATCTCTTAATTGATTTGCGCGACATGTCTGGCTTTACCGTGGATGTAGCATGGGAAGAAATAAAATTCAGCCGTGAACATCAATTTGATTTCAACAAGATTGCAGTCGTTACTAAGGAAAAATGGATCAGCTGGAGTGCGTGGATTCAACGCCTTTTCCTCGACGCCAAAATCCAGATATTTGAAGATTATGATGTTGCACATAACTGGATCATACCCGGCTAA
- a CDS encoding M14 family metallopeptidase, whose product MNLTELNALPDRFLDMDAANLHKILPGPTLIHLPGRRQEPLFVSILLHGNEDTGLKAIQSVLRGYQNRELPRALSLFVGNVSAARLGLRRLDGQPDYNRVWPGGEDNSSVEQSIMHQVVESLRSRSPFASIDIHNNTGLNPHYACINRLDQHFFHLATLFSRIVVYFIRPTGVQSAAFATLCPSVTIECGKTDTPGSEEHAAEFINACLHLSDFPVHPIAKHDMDLFHTVVTVKVPENIEFGFGTNHLTLNFNENIDHFNFKELSPGTPFGHCQGNHLPILAIDEGGNDVSESYFMVKGNQIVLRRQSMPAMLTRDERVIRQDCLCYLMERIDPGTTPHQLK is encoded by the coding sequence ATGAATCTCACTGAGCTAAATGCACTACCTGACCGTTTCCTGGATATGGATGCGGCCAATTTACATAAAATTTTACCAGGCCCGACACTGATTCATTTACCGGGCAGACGTCAGGAACCATTATTTGTATCTATACTCTTGCACGGCAACGAAGACACAGGTTTGAAAGCGATTCAGTCTGTATTGCGCGGTTATCAAAACCGGGAGCTACCGCGTGCGCTCTCCCTTTTTGTCGGCAATGTTTCTGCAGCCCGCCTGGGGTTGCGGAGACTGGATGGGCAGCCTGATTACAACCGCGTGTGGCCAGGTGGTGAAGACAATTCTTCGGTTGAACAAAGCATCATGCATCAGGTTGTCGAATCCCTACGCAGCCGCAGTCCTTTTGCCAGTATCGACATTCATAATAATACCGGACTTAATCCCCATTACGCCTGCATCAACCGACTGGATCAACATTTCTTTCATCTTGCCACGCTATTTAGCCGTATTGTGGTGTATTTCATCCGGCCAACCGGAGTTCAATCCGCCGCCTTTGCCACGCTCTGCCCATCAGTAACCATTGAATGCGGCAAGACTGACACCCCTGGCAGTGAAGAACATGCCGCTGAATTTATCAATGCGTGTCTGCACCTCTCTGACTTTCCGGTCCATCCCATTGCCAAGCACGATATGGATTTATTTCATACTGTGGTCACGGTAAAAGTGCCGGAAAATATCGAATTCGGCTTTGGAACAAATCATCTCACGCTTAACTTTAACGAGAATATTGATCATTTTAATTTCAAAGAACTCAGCCCCGGCACTCCCTTTGGTCATTGCCAAGGCAACCACTTACCCATTCTGGCAATCGACGAAGGTGGCAATGATGTCAGTGAAAGTTATTTTATGGTGAAAGGCAATCAAATAGTTTTGCGACGACAATCCATGCCTGCAATGTTGACGAGAGACGAGCGAGTTATCCGGCAAGACTGCCTGTGTTATTTAATGGAGAGAATTGACCCAGGCACGACACCCCATCAGCTGAAATGA
- a CDS encoding glutamate--cysteine ligase family protein, whose translation MGQEIPHTHFSAHDFSTFEKRLREETALLAQTLHSGHFGESCCMGGLELESWLLDHNYFPNPNNEAYLARLNNPLVVPELSKFNVELNSTPQQLRGDGLTRMEAELTATWQHCLEAAHEIESALIMIGILPTIQESELTLANMSPLNRYFALNTQVLQSRNDQPIKIDIEGAEHLQTLHQDVMLEAATTSFQLHLQVPETEAVRYYNASVLLSAPMLAACANSPFLFEKSLWDETRIPLFEQAVDSGTTKKRVTFGSGYLQESIMECFAENLDNYPILLPMHFDTDITEFSHLRLHNGTIWRWNRPLIGFDANGTPHIRIEHRVVPAGPSIVDQMANAAFYFGLAHFLAKLNIPPENTLPFVTARENFYSAARHGLSAKITWLDNTVTDTRTLLLEELIPMARHGLKLLDVDEDDRKRYLDIISTRVKTGQNGAAWQRAFIDKHGRDFFKLTAAYLAHQRSGLPVHEWNLD comes from the coding sequence ATGGGACAAGAAATACCTCACACTCATTTTAGTGCCCATGACTTTTCCACATTCGAGAAACGATTGCGTGAAGAAACAGCACTCCTTGCACAAACCTTGCATTCTGGCCACTTTGGAGAATCTTGCTGTATGGGCGGCCTGGAACTGGAATCCTGGTTGCTGGACCACAATTATTTTCCAAATCCCAATAATGAAGCTTATCTCGCGCGCCTGAACAATCCATTGGTAGTGCCGGAGCTCTCCAAATTCAATGTGGAGTTAAATAGCACACCCCAGCAATTGCGTGGCGACGGATTGACTCGTATGGAAGCTGAGCTCACCGCCACTTGGCAGCATTGCCTTGAAGCTGCACACGAAATTGAAAGCGCGCTAATCATGATTGGCATTTTGCCTACCATACAGGAAAGTGAACTGACACTAGCCAACATGTCACCACTTAACCGCTATTTCGCGCTGAATACGCAAGTGCTGCAAAGCCGAAACGACCAACCGATTAAAATTGATATTGAAGGCGCCGAACATCTCCAAACGCTGCATCAGGACGTGATGCTGGAAGCCGCCACCACTTCCTTTCAATTGCACTTGCAAGTACCGGAAACGGAAGCTGTGCGTTATTACAACGCATCCGTGCTCTTATCGGCGCCAATGTTAGCGGCATGCGCAAACTCCCCCTTTCTGTTTGAAAAATCCCTGTGGGACGAGACACGTATCCCGTTATTTGAACAAGCCGTGGATAGCGGCACAACTAAGAAACGGGTGACTTTCGGTTCGGGCTACCTGCAGGAATCCATAATGGAGTGTTTTGCAGAAAATCTGGACAACTATCCGATACTCCTTCCCATGCATTTTGATACTGATATTACTGAGTTTAGTCACTTGAGACTACATAACGGCACAATCTGGCGCTGGAATCGCCCACTTATCGGCTTTGATGCAAACGGTACGCCCCATATTCGCATAGAACACAGGGTGGTTCCCGCTGGCCCCAGCATTGTTGATCAGATGGCGAATGCCGCATTCTATTTTGGTTTAGCCCATTTTTTGGCAAAATTAAACATTCCGCCAGAGAACACACTACCCTTTGTTACCGCACGAGAAAACTTTTACAGCGCCGCACGCCATGGTCTGTCTGCGAAAATCACTTGGTTAGACAATACGGTCACTGATACCCGTACTTTATTGTTGGAGGAACTGATCCCCATGGCCCGCCATGGATTAAAATTATTGGACGTTGATGAAGATGACCGAAAACGTTACCTTGATATCATTTCCACGCGGGTAAAAACCGGGCAAAACGGCGCTGCCTGGCAACGTGCTTTCATCGATAAGCACGGACGCGATTTTTTCAAATTAACAGCGGCCTATCTGGCGCATCAACGAAGCGGGCTGCCGGTTCACGAATGGAATCTTGATTAA
- a CDS encoding DMT family transporter, with product MKSGWMVVAGVLFALMGAFVKFGSEYFSSAELVFYRSLIGLLVIYLIVKTQKLPLATPHWRMHLWRGLSGFVALMFFFTAIGQLPLATAITLNYTSPLFLALLITFYLKERPHWPLIFSILLGFTGVILLLRPTMNHGQLSAGLLGLASGFLAGIAYLNVKQLGQIGEPEWRVVYYFTLISTIGAGIWMIFHSFHPVTTKGFLLLLGLGTTATLAQLAMTRAYRLGSTLIVASLAYTTVIFASLLGILFWGEILSLTSWIAIFIIVISGVISVRTTPKISHPKNETPT from the coding sequence ATGAAATCTGGCTGGATGGTGGTAGCAGGCGTACTTTTTGCCTTGATGGGCGCATTCGTAAAGTTCGGATCAGAATATTTTTCCAGTGCTGAACTGGTATTTTATCGCTCACTCATCGGCCTGCTGGTGATTTATCTGATCGTCAAAACACAAAAACTGCCCCTCGCTACGCCTCACTGGAGAATGCATCTTTGGCGAGGCCTTTCGGGCTTTGTCGCGCTCATGTTTTTCTTTACTGCTATTGGTCAATTACCACTGGCCACCGCAATCACCCTCAATTACACCTCCCCGCTGTTTCTGGCATTACTGATTACTTTCTATCTGAAAGAACGCCCGCACTGGCCTTTAATTTTTTCGATCTTGCTCGGATTCACAGGGGTGATCCTGTTGCTGCGCCCAACCATGAACCACGGCCAGCTATCCGCAGGATTATTGGGATTAGCCTCCGGTTTTCTTGCCGGCATCGCTTACCTTAACGTAAAACAGCTGGGACAAATAGGCGAACCGGAATGGCGTGTTGTGTATTATTTCACGCTTATCTCCACCATAGGCGCGGGTATATGGATGATTTTCCACAGCTTTCATCCAGTCACCACGAAAGGTTTTTTATTGTTACTGGGGTTAGGCACTACCGCCACCCTGGCGCAACTGGCCATGACCCGCGCTTACCGGCTCGGATCCACCCTGATTGTGGCCAGCCTGGCTTACACTACGGTTATTTTCGCCAGCCTGTTGGGAATATTATTTTGGGGAGAAATTCTGTCACTCACATCCTGGATTGCCATTTTCATCATTGTCATCAGCGGCGTTATCAGTGTACGCACCACGCCAAAAATTTCTCATCCGAAAAATGAAACACCCACCTGA
- a CDS encoding aromatic ring-hydroxylating oxygenase subunit alpha has product MSDLANTSALLHTSPQLPVQWYNDPAIFEIEKKILLANSPGYIGHELMVPNMGDYHVLDWMNSAKMLVKNANGVELLSNICRHRQAIMLEGRGNTPNIVCPVHRWTYDKQGTLLGAPHFPGNPCLNLGKTPLQNWNGLLFNGKRDVAKDLANLGVINNLDFSGFMLDRVMIDHYNFNWKTFIEVYLEDYHVEPFHPGLGKFVTCDDLKWEFGEWYSVQTVGINNRLAKPGSPVYQKWHEQLLKYNEGKVPPHGAIWMVYYPNIMIEWYPHVLVISTVQPTSAETCTNIVEFYYLEDIALFEREFVEAEQAAYKETAIEDDEICRRMDAGRKALYLAGENDAGPYQSPMEDGMVHFHEFIRREIGPHIEG; this is encoded by the coding sequence ATGTCTGATTTGGCCAACACTTCTGCTCTGCTGCATACATCACCGCAATTACCAGTTCAATGGTATAACGACCCTGCTATCTTCGAGATTGAGAAAAAAATCTTGCTGGCTAATAGCCCGGGTTACATTGGCCATGAGCTAATGGTTCCCAACATGGGTGACTACCATGTGCTGGATTGGATGAATAGCGCAAAAATGCTGGTAAAAAATGCAAACGGCGTTGAACTGCTTTCCAATATTTGCCGTCACCGCCAAGCCATTATGCTGGAAGGTCGTGGCAACACACCCAATATTGTATGCCCTGTACACCGCTGGACTTATGACAAGCAAGGCACCCTGCTGGGTGCGCCCCATTTTCCGGGCAACCCATGCTTGAATCTGGGCAAAACACCATTGCAAAACTGGAACGGTTTGCTGTTCAACGGCAAGCGCGACGTAGCCAAAGATCTTGCCAATCTGGGTGTGATAAACAACCTGGATTTTTCCGGCTTTATGCTGGACCGTGTCATGATCGACCACTACAACTTCAACTGGAAAACCTTCATAGAAGTGTATCTGGAAGATTATCACGTAGAACCCTTCCATCCCGGGCTGGGCAAATTTGTGACGTGCGACGATCTCAAATGGGAATTCGGCGAATGGTACAGCGTTCAGACAGTAGGTATTAACAACCGGTTAGCCAAACCAGGATCGCCCGTTTACCAGAAATGGCACGAGCAATTACTTAAATACAATGAAGGTAAAGTTCCCCCCCACGGTGCCATCTGGATGGTCTACTACCCCAACATTATGATTGAGTGGTATCCCCATGTGCTGGTCATCAGCACAGTCCAGCCCACTTCGGCAGAAACCTGCACCAACATTGTAGAATTTTACTACCTGGAAGACATCGCCTTATTTGAGCGGGAATTCGTCGAGGCAGAACAAGCGGCATATAAAGAAACCGCCATTGAAGATGACGAAATTTGTCGGCGTATGGATGCAGGTCGCAAAGCGCTTTATCTTGCCGGCGAAAATGATGCCGGACCTTACCAGTCACCAATGGAAGATGGTATGGTGCATTTTCACGAATTTATTCGCCGTGAAATCGGACCTCATATTGAAGGCTGA
- a CDS encoding exodeoxyribonuclease VII small subunit, producing MTKTAKTQTTQTFESALAELESIVATMEAGQLPLEQSLSSYKRGTELLQFCQQALQDAQQQVKILEANTLQNFPSADDNN from the coding sequence ATGACTAAAACCGCTAAGACACAAACAACCCAGACATTTGAAAGTGCACTTGCCGAACTGGAAAGCATTGTCGCTACCATGGAAGCGGGGCAATTGCCGCTTGAGCAATCTCTTTCATCCTATAAACGCGGAACAGAGTTGTTGCAGTTTTGCCAGCAGGCATTGCAGGACGCGCAGCAGCAAGTAAAAATCCTCGAAGCCAATACCTTACAAAATTTCCCCAGTGCAGACGATAACAACTGA
- a CDS encoding polyprenyl synthetase family protein, which produces METVLGGCLPSAEIAPQRLHDAMRYAVLGGGKRVRPLLAFAAGEVAGADINRVQTVAASVELIHVYSLVHDDMPCMDDDKLRRGKPTCHVEYNEPTALLVGDSLQSLAFQLIAESGLADDPLVQLKMIKLLAMASGSRGMAGGQAFDLDSVGKMLTLSELEFMHIHKTGALIRAAVMLGANCGNGMDEAALEKIEHFAKCIGLAFQVVDDILDAESSTATLGKTAGKDAKQNKPTYVSLMGVEKARAFADELHRDAMASLNIFGDKAKRLRELGDFIVLRKF; this is translated from the coding sequence ATGGAAACTGTCCTGGGCGGTTGCCTGCCGTCAGCAGAGATTGCCCCTCAGCGCCTGCATGATGCTATGCGCTATGCTGTATTGGGCGGTGGAAAACGTGTTCGCCCATTACTGGCTTTTGCAGCGGGTGAAGTTGCTGGCGCGGATATAAACCGTGTCCAGACTGTCGCAGCTAGTGTAGAACTGATTCACGTTTATTCTCTGGTGCATGATGATATGCCCTGCATGGATGATGACAAATTGCGGCGCGGCAAACCGACATGCCATGTTGAATATAACGAACCCACCGCACTGCTGGTTGGGGACAGTCTGCAGAGTCTGGCGTTCCAGTTAATCGCCGAATCCGGTCTGGCAGATGACCCGCTGGTGCAATTGAAAATGATCAAGCTGCTGGCGATGGCGTCCGGTTCTCGCGGCATGGCAGGCGGGCAAGCCTTTGATCTGGATTCCGTCGGTAAAATGCTGACATTGTCAGAGCTGGAATTCATGCATATTCACAAAACGGGAGCGTTGATCCGTGCCGCAGTGATGCTTGGCGCCAATTGTGGAAATGGGATGGATGAGGCTGCGCTGGAAAAAATAGAGCATTTTGCCAAGTGTATTGGCCTTGCATTCCAGGTGGTTGACGATATTCTTGATGCGGAATCCAGTACCGCTACTTTGGGTAAAACTGCCGGCAAAGATGCGAAGCAGAATAAACCCACCTATGTTTCATTGATGGGCGTAGAAAAAGCGCGCGCATTTGCCGATGAATTGCACCGCGATGCCATGGCTTCCCTCAATATCTTTGGTGATAAAGCCAAACGATTGCGCGAGTTGGGTGATTTTATCGTGTTAAGGAAGTTCTGA
- the dxs gene encoding 1-deoxy-D-xylulose-5-phosphate synthase, with translation MYELLNTIDSPEQLRLLERRQLPQLAEELREFIIESVGKTGGHLASNLGTIELTIALHYVFNTPSDRVVWDVGHQTYAHKILTGRRKAMDRMRMLGGLAGFPKRDESEFDTFGTGHSSTSISAALGMAAAAKAQGLERRAVAVIGDGAMTGGMAFEALNNAGTMDANLLVILNDNDMSISPNVGALSNYLAKLMSGRFYTAVRKGGEKVLGAVPPIRELAKRAEEHVKGMVTPGTLFEEFGFNYIGPIDGHDMDVLVATLKNIRQLSGPQFLHIVTRKGKGYKLAEDDPCLYHGVSKFKPEDGLVSVKPGSVKPTYTQVFGDWLCDMAALDERMVGITPAMREGSGMVRFSEEYPSRYFDVGIAEQHALTFAAGLACDGMKPVVAIYSTFLQRAYDQLIHDIAIQNLPVVFAIDRAGLVGADGPTHAGSFDLSFLRCIPNMTVMAPSDENECRQMLFTAFKLDTPTAVRYPRGAGIGAVVQQKMEVLPVGKGEIRRQGRNIAILAFGSMLNPALQAAEALDATVANMRFVKPLDEELVKQLAETHEWIVTIEENVVMGGAGSAVMESLARQGMTKMVLQLGLPDRFVEHGDHAALLASCGLDKAGIIQSIQAITRVVYSTIDLAYTSAK, from the coding sequence ATGTATGAACTATTGAATACCATTGATTCGCCGGAACAGCTGCGTCTGCTAGAGCGTCGTCAGTTACCTCAGCTGGCAGAAGAGTTGCGCGAATTCATTATTGAAAGTGTCGGTAAAACCGGTGGGCATCTTGCTTCCAACCTCGGGACGATCGAACTGACTATTGCTTTGCACTATGTCTTTAATACGCCTTCTGACCGGGTTGTCTGGGATGTGGGACACCAGACTTACGCGCATAAAATACTCACAGGCCGTCGCAAAGCCATGGACCGTATGCGCATGTTGGGGGGGCTTGCCGGCTTTCCAAAGCGTGATGAGAGTGAATTCGACACCTTTGGCACAGGTCATTCCAGTACCTCTATCAGTGCGGCACTGGGAATGGCTGCCGCAGCAAAAGCGCAAGGGCTGGAGCGGCGTGCTGTTGCCGTCATTGGCGATGGTGCAATGACAGGTGGCATGGCTTTTGAAGCGTTGAATAATGCCGGAACGATGGATGCCAATCTGCTGGTTATTCTGAACGATAATGATATGTCCATTTCGCCGAATGTAGGCGCGCTCAGTAACTATTTGGCCAAGCTCATGTCGGGTCGTTTTTATACAGCAGTGCGTAAAGGCGGCGAAAAAGTCCTGGGCGCAGTGCCGCCTATTCGTGAACTGGCCAAGCGCGCTGAGGAACACGTCAAGGGCATGGTTACCCCAGGCACATTGTTCGAAGAATTTGGGTTTAATTATATTGGCCCGATTGACGGGCATGATATGGATGTACTCGTTGCAACATTGAAAAATATCCGGCAACTATCCGGCCCGCAATTCCTGCACATCGTCACCCGCAAAGGCAAGGGATACAAACTAGCTGAAGATGATCCCTGTTTGTACCATGGCGTTTCCAAATTCAAACCGGAAGACGGCTTGGTCAGTGTGAAGCCAGGAAGTGTCAAACCCACCTACACGCAAGTATTTGGGGATTGGCTGTGCGATATGGCTGCCCTGGATGAACGAATGGTGGGGATTACCCCGGCCATGCGCGAAGGCTCCGGCATGGTGCGGTTTTCAGAAGAATATCCCTCACGCTATTTCGATGTAGGCATTGCCGAGCAACACGCGCTGACTTTTGCAGCCGGGTTGGCTTGTGATGGTATGAAGCCGGTGGTGGCGATTTACTCAACATTTCTGCAACGCGCATATGATCAGTTGATTCACGATATAGCTATACAAAATTTGCCGGTGGTGTTCGCCATTGACCGGGCTGGACTGGTTGGGGCAGATGGTCCAACCCATGCTGGCAGTTTTGATCTGAGCTTTCTGCGTTGCATACCGAACATGACTGTGATGGCGCCGTCCGACGAGAATGAATGTCGTCAGATGCTATTTACTGCATTCAAGCTGGATACACCAACTGCGGTTCGTTACCCACGAGGGGCAGGGATAGGTGCAGTTGTACAGCAAAAAATGGAAGTGTTACCTGTCGGTAAAGGTGAAATTCGCCGACAAGGCAGAAATATAGCGATACTGGCATTTGGCAGCATGCTGAATCCTGCACTGCAAGCAGCGGAAGCATTGGATGCCACGGTTGCCAATATGCGATTTGTGAAACCTCTGGATGAAGAGTTGGTCAAACAGTTGGCGGAAACCCATGAATGGATCGTGACGATTGAAGAAAACGTGGTAATGGGCGGTGCAGGCAGTGCCGTGATGGAGTCTCTTGCTCGGCAGGGTATGACCAAAATGGTATTGCAACTTGGGCTACCTGATCGTTTTGTTGAACATGGTGATCATGCTGCATTACTGGCAAGTTGCGGTCTGGATAAAGCTGGCATCATCCAGTCTATTCAAGCTATTACCCGAGTAGTTTACTCAACTATTGATTTGGCTTATACTAGCGCAAAGTGA
- the folE2 gene encoding GTP cyclohydrolase FolE2: protein MNQCCDTDAIPDVQNTPDTRQLAIDKVGIKSIRHPVKVADKTGGVQHTIAMFNMYVYLPHNFKGTHMSRFVEILNGYEREITVESFEQMLRQMVVLLEAESGHVEMTFPYFINKAAPISGVQSLLDYDVTFIGEILKGEYRQTMKVVVPVTSLCPCSKKISDYGAHNQRSHVTVTARTNDFMWIEDVVRIVEEQASCELFGLLKRPDEKYVTERAYDNPKFVEDMVRDIAAKLNDDARIDSYVVESENFESIHNHSAYALIERDKTKQ, encoded by the coding sequence ATGAACCAATGTTGTGATACAGATGCTATTCCAGACGTACAAAACACACCTGATACGCGCCAACTAGCGATTGATAAGGTCGGGATTAAGTCTATTCGCCATCCTGTCAAGGTGGCTGATAAAACCGGGGGTGTGCAGCATACCATCGCCATGTTCAACATGTACGTGTATCTGCCACACAATTTCAAAGGCACGCACATGTCGCGCTTTGTGGAAATTTTGAATGGTTATGAGCGCGAAATTACCGTTGAGTCTTTTGAGCAGATGCTGCGTCAGATGGTAGTGTTGCTGGAAGCGGAATCTGGCCATGTTGAAATGACCTTTCCGTACTTCATTAACAAAGCGGCACCCATTTCTGGAGTGCAAAGCCTGCTGGATTACGATGTAACTTTTATTGGTGAAATTCTTAAAGGCGAGTACCGTCAAACCATGAAAGTGGTGGTGCCTGTAACCAGTCTGTGCCCCTGTTCCAAGAAAATATCCGATTACGGTGCGCACAATCAGCGCTCCCATGTGACAGTAACCGCCCGTACCAATGATTTCATGTGGATTGAAGATGTGGTGCGTATAGTGGAAGAACAGGCTTCCTGCGAATTGTTTGGATTGTTGAAGCGTCCAGATGAAAAATACGTGACAGAACGCGCATATGACAATCCGAAATTTGTAGAAGATATGGTGCGCGACATTGCCGCTAAACTGAATGATGATGCACGAATTGACAGTTATGTGGTGGAATCAGAAAACTTTGAATCCATTCATAACCACTCTGCTTATGCATTGATTGAGCGGGATAAAACAAAGCAGTAA
- a CDS encoding retropepsin-like aspartic protease family protein has product MLKNIHHHSILSLLILLSVMPVAHATDVSVTGLFSGKALVSINGGSPRMLTAGGKIQDGVKLISADSNSANLEIDGKRQTLLMGQGISSHASESEKPSVTIVADIQGHFMTSGSVNGASTRFLVDTGASTVSMGTDEARRLGINYLKGERAFTSTANGIAPVYKVMLNTVKIGNISLNQVEGTIIEGQGLPITLLGMSFLKRLDMKRAGTTMTLTKQY; this is encoded by the coding sequence ATGCTCAAAAATATACACCACCATTCTATCCTATCTTTGTTGATTTTATTAAGCGTCATGCCCGTTGCACACGCAACCGATGTGAGCGTTACCGGCTTGTTTAGCGGGAAAGCACTGGTTTCTATCAACGGAGGTTCTCCGCGAATGCTCACAGCGGGCGGGAAAATCCAGGATGGCGTTAAATTAATCAGCGCTGACTCCAATTCTGCCAATCTTGAAATCGATGGAAAACGTCAGACTTTATTAATGGGTCAGGGCATTTCCAGTCATGCATCAGAGTCTGAAAAACCGAGCGTTACCATCGTTGCGGATATTCAAGGGCACTTTATGACATCAGGTAGTGTCAACGGTGCTTCAACGAGATTTTTGGTAGATACCGGAGCCAGTACCGTTTCAATGGGAACGGATGAAGCTCGGCGTTTGGGAATCAATTACCTTAAGGGAGAACGCGCATTTACTTCTACTGCCAATGGCATTGCACCGGTGTATAAAGTCATGTTGAATACGGTCAAAATCGGGAATATATCCCTCAATCAAGTGGAAGGCACCATTATTGAGGGTCAGGGACTGCCGATCACTTTGCTTGGAATGAGTTTCCTGAAACGACTGGATATGAAACGCGCGGGTACAACCATGACACTAACCAAGCAATACTAG
- a CDS encoding type 1 glutamine amidotransferase produces MKPVAIFRHTATEGPGYIATFLAERNIPVELIKIDEGALAPRDPRQFSGLVFMGGPMSVNDDLKWIPSSLALIWKAVASDIPVLGHCLGGQLMAKALGGTVTKNPVKEIGWGEASVLDNDNAREWFGDEQKTFTAFHWHGETFTIPEGTTRILESAYCPNQAFAMGKHLGMQCHVEMTEEMVRTWCDIGSDEIAENPGAAVQTPEIMQQELTQRVKALNAVADKLYSRWLQGVVIK; encoded by the coding sequence ATGAAACCTGTTGCAATTTTTCGGCATACAGCCACAGAAGGACCTGGATATATTGCCACATTTCTGGCTGAACGAAACATTCCAGTGGAATTAATTAAAATCGACGAAGGGGCATTGGCACCTCGTGACCCTAGACAATTCAGTGGGCTTGTCTTCATGGGCGGCCCGATGAGTGTGAATGATGACTTGAAATGGATACCGTCTTCACTGGCACTTATCTGGAAAGCAGTGGCAAGTGACATACCAGTATTGGGGCATTGCCTGGGAGGTCAGCTAATGGCCAAAGCACTGGGTGGTACAGTCACTAAAAATCCTGTCAAGGAGATTGGCTGGGGTGAGGCAAGCGTGCTGGATAACGATAATGCACGCGAATGGTTCGGTGATGAGCAGAAAACGTTTACAGCGTTTCATTGGCATGGTGAGACCTTTACCATACCTGAAGGCACAACACGTATATTGGAAAGCGCTTATTGCCCAAATCAGGCATTTGCAATGGGTAAGCATCTGGGAATGCAGTGTCATGTTGAAATGACGGAAGAAATGGTCAGAACCTGGTGTGATATCGGGAGTGATGAGATTGCAGAAAATCCTGGTGCTGCAGTGCAGACGCCTGAAATCATGCAGCAGGAACTAACGCAGCGGGTTAAGGCCTTGAACGCTGTAGCGGATAAGCTCTACAGCCGTTGGCTGCAGGGCGTTGTAATCAAATAA
- the yjgA gene encoding ribosome biogenesis factor YjgA codes for MTNEYTEEDEFSEEDLGPSKTKRKKEMQALQDLGGALIDLSKDKLKQLDLPENLLTAVMQAKKLLNARGAQRRQLQYIGKLMREVDPAPIQAKLDAWSGVSKEETNKLHLLERWRVRLLSDDSALGELMNTYPGADAQYLRTLIRNAHKEHLNNKPPKSSRALFKSLREVILGTTEPEDETDAPTEDETE; via the coding sequence ATGACCAACGAATATACAGAAGAAGATGAGTTTTCTGAAGAAGACTTAGGCCCAAGCAAAACCAAACGCAAGAAAGAAATGCAAGCCTTGCAGGACTTGGGGGGGGCGCTGATCGATCTCAGCAAAGACAAGCTCAAACAATTGGACTTGCCAGAAAACTTGCTCACCGCCGTCATGCAGGCTAAAAAACTGCTAAACGCCAGGGGAGCACAACGTCGGCAACTGCAATACATCGGCAAGCTGATGCGTGAAGTGGATCCAGCACCTATCCAGGCCAAGCTGGATGCCTGGAGCGGTGTATCGAAAGAAGAAACCAACAAGCTCCATCTGCTGGAGCGCTGGCGTGTACGTTTGCTTTCTGATGATTCTGCACTGGGCGAACTAATGAATACCTACCCGGGCGCAGATGCCCAATATCTGCGCACACTCATCAGGAATGCGCATAAAGAACATTTAAACAACAAACCACCCAAAAGTAGCCGCGCGCTGTTTAAAAGCTTGCGTGAAGTCATTCTGGGAACCACAGAACCAGAAGACGAAACTGATGCGCCCACTGAGGATGAAACAGAGTAA